One window from the genome of Cryptomeria japonica chromosome 6, Sugi_1.0, whole genome shotgun sequence encodes:
- the LOC131029837 gene encoding disease resistance protein Roq1-like, protein MASSSSAIACPKLYDAFISHRGPDVKETLAKHLYHLLRERGCQPFLDRPEIQVGDSIPFALSNAICSSIVQIAIFSPGYAESSWCLDELVLMLEQQPDALFIPVFYNVQPWELRHIENEKSQYAEAFSNYERRGRYPDKLDEWRRALKSAADISGFELSQHQDNLCENIVSHVLQVVQERKNRISLDVAKYPIGLAELVEDFESCLERRRHERPKTMDKVTIAGIYGLGGSGKTTLAKELFNRKCSGYHASSFLSDVRESHARGILHHLQSQLLKDLFSKNREIEDLKIRSVDHGIVELKKSLERARQLHFLMVLDDIDHLDQLDALLPQGTLSSRSLVIITTRDKNMLRDADICYKMKVLEGGRAKDLFCSHAFRGQDTPVAYAKLVESFVKFCGGLPLSLKVLGAHLYGKKEYYWGLELEKVKKIQPKGIMERLKISFDGLDQEEKQIFIDIACFFNKRSYGADLKNMAITIWNASGWSAEHALQTLQDKSLVEIKWDEFQRYDHSFEMHDHLSDLGRQMADELGPPRLWRPQSLRSMEAKGFEQILAETKVRCFNMIHDSSLDVDIDYFIGSSNDSADTDLLGLHIRGLKEIPSWIPLQKLRFLKARSVEEIWSRFDQLSRTNKASFELRELVIVACNSSQKIPDLIGMFCHLEKLEILYSLKNTDITSLSESIKRLSNLRSLKLKDYSDPEKLDVFSLEASTSSCATSLETIYIDGLFGISKLLISGEICPRLRSMEVYNMWNLKEMDLKHLSGLHELHVSDCVRLKSLPSLSHQRHLQQFTIAGCYVLESVEGFEELQELQSLIVEVPHNGLAWVKNRIYGLKRLPSHETILVGMGADATSSRLDVSLFSEVTGIQALVEIERGEHSTLHSSSNAITIYAFLGSEHSDRSSMKIASIDIYDEGERMITVLLPHHNSEGIRLSNINIEKGFKAIVNKGEEKKALILMQRIVDQLYV, encoded by the exons ATGGCTTCCTCCTCTTCAGCGATTGCATGTCCTAAACTATATGATGCATTCATCAGCCACCGAGGCCCTGATGTCAAGGAAACCCTTGCTAAACACTTGTATCACCTTCTTAGGGAAAGAGGGTGCCAGCCATTTCTAGACCGTCCagaaatacaagtgggggattccATTCCTTTTGCCCTTAGCAATGCCATTTGCTCGTCTATTGTGCAGATTGCCATTTTTTCCCCAGGTTATGCAGAGTCATCTTGGTGTTTAGACGAGCTTGTTCTTATGTTGGAACAACAACCTGATGCCCTCTTCATTCCTGTCTTCTACAATGTCCAGCCGTGGGAGCTACGTCACATCGAGAACGAGAAATCACAATATGCTGAGGCATTTTCTAATTATGAAAGGAGAGGCAGGTATCCTGATAAGTTGGATGAATGGAGAAGGGCCCTCAAATCCGCTGCAGACATATCTGGTTTTGAGCTTAGCCAGCATCAAGA CAATTTGTGTGAAAATATTGTGTCTCATGTTCTACAAGTAGTgcaagaaaggaaaaataggatatCGTTGGATGTTGCAAAATATCCGATTGGACTTGCCGAGCTCGTCGAAGATTTTGAAAGTTGTTTAGAGAGGAGGCGGCACGAGAGACCCAAAACTATGGACAAGGTCACAATAGCAGGGATCTATGGCCTTGGGGGCTCTGGCAAGACCACCCTCGCAAAAGAATTATTTAACAGGAAGTGTTCAGGCTACCATGCATCATCTTTTCTCTCTGATGTGAGAGAATCACATGCAAGAGGTATATTGCACCACTTGCAAAGTCAGCTCTTAAAAGATCTATTTTCTAAAAACcgagagattgaagatttaaagaTCCGTTCTGTGGACCATGGAATTGTAGAGCTGAAGAAAAGCTTGGAAAGAGCAAGACAGTTGCATTTTCTTATGGTCCTGGATGATATCGATCATTTAGACCAGTTAGATGCCCTGTTACCTCAAGGTACTCTAAGCTCTAGAAGCTTGGTAATTATTACAACCCGCGACAAAAATATGTTGAGAGATGCAGATATATGTTATAAGATGAAGGTATTGGAAGGAGGTCGAGCCAAAGATCTCTTCTGTAGCCATGCTTTCCGAGGACAGGATACTCCCGTTGCATATGCAAAATTGGTTGAAAGTTTCGTGAAATTCTGTGGAGGTCTGCCTCTCTCGCTCAAAGTTTTGGGCGCCCATCTTTATGGTAAGAAAGAGTATTATTGGGGGTTAGAATTGGAAAAAGTTAAGAAAATCCAGCCTAAGGGTATAATGGAAAGACTTAAAATTAGTTTTGATGGTCTGGATCAAGAGGAGAAACAGATATTTATAGATATTGCGTGTTTTTTCAATAAGAGATCTTATGGGGCTGATTTGAAAAACATGGCTATAACAATCTGGAACGCATCCGGTTGGAGTGCTGAGCATGCACTTCAAACCTTACAGGATAAGTCCCTAGTTGAAATTAAATGGGACGAATTTCAAAGGTACGATCACTCCTTTGAAATGCACGATCACCTCAGCGATCTGGGAAGACAAATGGCAGATGAGTTGGGGCCTCCTCGTCTGTGGAGACCACAAAGTCTTAGATCTATG GAAGCAAAAGGATTTGAACAAATCTTAGCAGAAACAAAGGTCAGGTGCTTCAATATGATCCACGATTCATCCCTAGATGTCGATATTGATTATTTTATAGGGAGTTCAAATGATTCTGCTGACACTGACCTCTTGGGGCTTCATATTAGAGGCTTGAAAGAAATTCCTTCATGGATTCCTCTACAAAAATTGCGTTTTTTAAAAGCTAGATCCGTGGAAGAAATCTGGAGTAGATTTGATCAACTGTCGCGGACCAATAAG GCCAGTTTCGAGCTGAGGGAGCTGGTGATAGTTGCGTGCAACTCATCGCAAAAGATTCCGGATTTAATAGGAATGTTCTGTCATTTGGAAAAATTAGAAATATTGTATTCTTTAAAGAACACTGATATAACAtccctctcagaatcaattaaaagACTTAGTAATCTTAgatcattgaaattgaaggactaCTCTGATCCCGAGAAGTTAGATGTTTTTAGTTTGGAGGCTTCTACAAGCAGTTGTGCCACTAGCCTTGAGACCATATATATTGATGGATTATTTGGTATATCAAAATTGCTAATTAGTGGAGAGATTTGTCCCAGACTTCGATCAATGGAAGTTTACAATATGTGGAATCTAAAAGAAATGGACTTAAAGCATCTATCAGGGCTTCATGAGTTACATGTAAGCGACTGTGTAAGGTTGAAATCGTTGCCGAGCCTTTCACATCAACGTCATCTGCAGCAATTCACGATTGCTGGTTGTTATGTGCTGGAGAGTGTAGAAGGTTTTGAAGAGTTGCAAGAATTGCAAAGTCTGATAGTTGAAGTGCCTCACAATGGATTGGCATGGGTAAAGAATCGCATTTATGGACTCAAG AGGCTGCCATCACATGAAACCATTTTAGTAGGGATGGGAGCGGATGCAACATCGTCTAGATTGGATGTAAGTTTGTTTTCTGAGGTGACCGGCATCCAAGCACTTGTTGAGATCGAGAGAGGAGAGCATTCTACACTGCACAGCTCATCGAATGCAATCACTATATATGCTTTTCTTGGTTCTGAACACTCAGATAGAAGTAGCATGAAAATTGCATCTATAGATATCTACGATGAAGGTGAAAGGATGATTACAGTGTTACTCCCCCACCATAATAGTGAGGGTATTAGATTATCTAACATAAACATAGAGAAGGGGTTTAAGGCCATAGTGAATAAAGGGGAAGAAAAGAAAGCTTTAATTTTAATGCAAAGAATTGTCGATCAATTATATGTATAA